A segment of the Excalfactoria chinensis isolate bCotChi1 chromosome Z, bCotChi1.hap2, whole genome shotgun sequence genome:
ATCCCTTACAGCAAGAAAGTGAGGAAACAAGCTGGATCTCGGCAATTCAAAGACAATACAAGCAATTGTTAGGATGCGCAGGGAAAAAACTAAAAAGGCAAAGCCCAGCTTAAACTCAACTTGATcactgcagtaaaagagaacaatttttttttttcttttttacaaatatataaacAACAAGAGGAGGGCAAAGAAGAACCTCCATGCTTTATTGGATGAGGCAGGGAAcatgaccactgaggataaggaaaaggctgagtTTCTCAGTGCCttcacagtatcgtgcgagttggaagggaccttagagatcatcgagtccaactcctgggattcaagccctctgtgtagcagagcggcacttctaccacttgcaccacaggggggattcgaaccccggacctccagtgttgcaagcagcagttcTACCACGTGTGCCACCGGGTCTTCTTtgcatctgtctttaaaagacAGACCACTTATCCTTGGGGTACTCTATCTTCTGACCTAGAAATCTTGGATGAGGAACAGAACAAATTCTTGAAGATTCAGGTGGAAACAAAGGACTAGTACTCCACTTGGACTGATGAAAGTCAACAGGGCCAGACTGAATCCACTTGAGGGTGCTGAGGGACCTGGTAGAAGTGATTGCCAAGCCATTTGCCACCATCTGTCAGCGTTCCTTGTCATCCGGAGAGGTCCCAtaggattggaggcttgccaTTGTGAATCCCATCTTCAAGAAGGGTCATAAGAAAAATCCAAGGAACTACAGAcatgtcagcctgacctcagtgaggaaaggttatggagcagatcatctCAAGGGAGATCAAACATTATGTATAGAACAACCAAAATATCAGAaccagccagcatgggttcatgaaaggcaggtcctgcttgaccaacatGATCTCATTCTATGATCAAGTGACCTGCCTggtggaagagagaaaagctgtTGATGCAGTCTACCCAAACTTCAGAAAAGCCcctgacactgtctcccacagtattttCCTGGAGAGGCTGGCAGCCTGCGGCCTGTACAGATACACTCTatgctgggtaaagaactggctgtaTGGCTAAGAGTGGTGTACCCCAGTCAGTTCTGGGGCCTATCCTGTTCAATATCTTTCTTTATTGATCACCTGGATGAAGGCACTGTGCACACCCACAGTTCGGATATAACAACACATTGTCTGGAAGTGTATATTTGTCTGGGgataggaaggccctacagagtgATCTGGACATACAGGATATTGGACTGAGGCCAGTGTGATGatgttcaacaaggccaagttccaggtcctgcactttggccacaaccaACCAGACTTGGAGCAGAGGGGCTTGAAGACTGTGTAGAGAAAACAGACCTCAGGGTGTTGGTCAacactcagctgaacatgagtcagcagtgggcccaggtggccaagaaggccaatgacatcctggaCTGTATCAGAAATATTGTCATCAAGAGGAGCAGGGAAGCGACAATCCTTCCATAcacagccctggtgaggccacaccttgtGCACTGTGTTCAGTTACGGGCACCTCACTATGTCACTGAAGCCCTAAAGCGtgttcagagaagagcagtTAAGCTGGTAAGGGGTCTGGCACACAAGTCTTACgaaagcagcagagggagctgggattgttcagtctggagaagaggaggctcaggagtgACTTTATCACTCCCTACATCTACttgaagggaggctgtggtgaggtgaaGGTTGGtttcttctcccatgtaactagtgataggactacagggaatggtctcaagttgccccagggaagatttaggttgaacACTAGGAAATAATCCTCTGAGAAAGTGGTCAGGTGCTGAAATGGGCATGCCCAAGGATGTGGTGGACACCGGAAgttttcaataaatatttagatGACATACAGGGGGACATGTTTCAGTGGGAAACAgtggtgataggtggatggttggactggatgactttggcggtcttttccaaccttggtgactctatgattctaatacaCTCAGTTACACAGCATGAGACAGGGTGCTCAGAGATGTGGATGTGCCATCCCTAgagacattcagggtcaggATGGATCAggctctaagcaacctgatctagctgcagatgtccctggTTCATTTTATGGGAATTGGtttagatgacctttaaaggtcccatcaaactcaaacaattctgtgagtCCACACACACAGTACCTTACACCATCTTCTAAGGCAGCTGAAGATGAGAGAAATATAGGACACTCTAACTTGAATTTCAGATCTTCTAAACCAATGAAGTCATGAAATCATAATCTTCCCCAGGAATACAATTCAACACCCAATCAGAGACTGGGAAGTTTGAGAGATATCCATCCTTGCAGACAGACAGAAGTATCAGTCGACAAGGCATTCAGAAAACTCTGACAAAACTACTCTCGGTACCAGATTGCAAAGAGAACTATCAGGAAAGAATTCTTCCACAATAAAATGACATGCAAAAATTCCAAAATATGAAAAGATGCTCTGActcattaaaaacacagaaacagagaaacagagaaattcCAATACTGTAACACAACTACAAAGCAAACGTTCAATTCACattgcaagaaaacagaaaaaactaAGAACATGAAGTTGTTCACAACAAAACTTTGTGGCTGTTTTTTGATCTCCTAAACGCAACACATGAAGACAACTGTCGTGAAATTAGTATGGCTTTACAGCTTTCAAGGTACAAGAGCTCACATAAGACTTCCATTCAGAAATATTCCCagttaaataaaagagaaaatattgagAGATTTCCATCAGTCAAAATACTAGAAACTGAAGACAAACGCCAATATGCTCAAGGACAGGCTATGAAGGAGAGCTCCAAGATTGATGAGAAATACATACAATGCAAGAAGTCCAAAAGGTAACAAGAAATGATGCATTgatataggaaaataaaaataactaaatacaCAAAACCTACAAACAATATTATATTACTCCATAacattgaaaaatacatttgagcAGGACTGGACACCTCAGTGGAAGATGAAAAACACCAGAACTATCAGAGGAAGCAAACAGGTAAGAACACATCCACGGCACAGATGCAACAAAAGCCCATAGCACAGCACCAACCCCACAAACACACTTCCTTGCAAACCACAAGAAACCAACAGCCAAAAACGAAAACCACAGACGGAAATTCTCAGCAGGAGGAAAGTGAGGAAGGGAAAGATGCCACGCCACATAAAGCCGGCACCACGGCAGCACACAGACCGCTGCCACCACCCGCACCACCACCGAGCCCCACcagcctcctgcacagcacaacGCCAGTCCCACCATGGCTGTGCCTGCAAGCTCACAGCACCCACGAGGGTACGGCATCCTGCTCCTCACGCTCCTTCTGAAAGCTCTCGCCACCACTGCCTCTGCCTGCAACCACCTTCGCCCCCAGGACGCCACCTTCTCTCTCgacagcctccagctcctccgGGACATGAATCCCAGCCCAccccagctgtgcccacagcacagtgcacCGCCTTGCTCCTTCAACGACACCATCCCGGACACCAGCAACACCCGGCAAGCCGACAAAACCACCCACGACAtcctcctgcacctcttcaAAATCCTCAGCGGCCCCAGCACTCCAGCCCACTGGATCGACAGCCAACGCCAAAGCCTCCTCAGCCAGATCCAGCGCTACACCCAGCGcctccagcagtgcctggcCATCAGCAACACGCGCTCCCGGACACGATGGCCTCGCAACCTTCACCTCACCATCAACAAACACTTCAGCTGCCTCCAAACCTTCCTCAGCGACAACGACTACAGCGCCTGCGCCTGGGACCTCGTCCTCCTGCAAGCTCGTGACTGGTTCCTgcacatccacaacctcacagGCAACACGCGCACTTAGCCCCAAACGCACCTCCAACCCTCTtcctatttatctatttattcaaCTATTTATACAAAACGCTATTTATTCacctatttattctttttatttattccaacAAAATAAAGTTCTCCTTTGCAAAACTGCCTGCAACTGCCTCCTTTCGCTCAATCTCACAAGCCCCTTTCGGGGGCAACCCGCCCCACCATTCTCACACGCACCTTTGAAAACTCGCATACCCACTTACGTCCCGCGTCAACCCTGACGGTGGGCAGACATCCACCAGTTCAGCACAAAAAGCTGCCAAAGGAGGGACACCCGCGGCAACACAACCGTCCGGTTATGGCTAACAAGCTTGAAGGAATAAGCTGATCACCCCTTTCAGCACAGAAGCTCGACGGTCACTGCGGTACCGCGGTGACGGCTTGTCCCTCAGTCGTGTGAAATCAGCCCCACACTTGACTCGAGTCTTGAGAACCACGATGGAGAACACAAAGGCGGCGTATGACCGCAGGAGTCGACTCTCCACGCAAATCCTGTCACACGTCACCCCGCAGAGAGAAACCCACAAGCTTCAGCTTCTAAGGGGAGGCAGAGCTACCTtggggaagcagagaagagaaaggcagagacaAGGAAGGAGACAAGAGAGCTAAGAGACGGGAAGCTACAGTCATCTTACTCCACCAAGACGCGGGCggagagggaggggatgcaCCTTATTGGCAACCACTCCGCCCCACCTCTGGGTGGACAACCCTGGGACAGCATGCATTTGGATAGCGCTAcgtcttagtttcagctgggacagaatcCTTCCTTCAGAGCGCCTGCCACGATGCGCTgctttggttctaggagaaaaacagtgctggtaACACACCAATGCTTACTCATGCTGCCAAACGGTGCTACACAGGGCCATCGTGTACTCACCATGGCTACTCACCACTTTCTTATTTAACTGAATCTATTCATTTGTATCATGTTTTTCATCTGTTAAGTATTTatatgacagaaataaaaaccttttaTAAGACATTTACCAATAGTTTTGCTATCAGAATCAATAAATCATCACTGGAGTGAATAAACCTCCATATGTCGTGTACTCACCCACCCACTCACCCGCCTCCACAAAAGCCTCAGGAGATCCCCAGATTCTCGTCTGCACACAGGCACCTGCAAGGACGGACATTCTTCCATACATTTAAGGCCAATCTTCATCTCCTGTCTGCCAATAACTTGCTAAGAACATGACAAGGCAGCGGGTAGATCTACTGATGATCCTGCACATTCACCGAGTACTCCTCTCTAactttttcttactttgttaACTGTTGTGCATAAATATTATGACATTTTTCCTAAAATGTCTGGACATTCATTTTATTGATGTCACATGTTTTACAGGCATAGCAGTGAAATGCTCAGACAGGTGTGCATTCAAAGCCCCTCATACATTCTGAGCACGTCTTATTCTCTGCACCAAGCCAACACCTGTAGCCATGAGCAGATCACTTTGTACTAGCATCAAAGCTGCCCTGACATAAGAGGAGCCTCAAAGACATGCTCCCACAGCTGTGATATACGTAGCTCCATTGCTTATCAACAAAAGGTGACAGCAGTCCCAAGCAGACATGAACAGTCTCATTCCTAACACACGAACTTGAGAACTGGCCAGGCTAAAGACTGATAAAATCATTTAGGACTTACAGCATCCTATCCAGCAACCACACTTATTCCCTGATGCTCAATTTGCCTAACTCCTTTTCCACTTTTCAAGAACTAAAGTTTAAAGAACCAGATCCCATCTTCATCTCTTTAGCAGCATCTTCTGCCTTTATAGGTAAACGTAAACTACACCATCTTTCTGACACAAATGTCATTGGAAAAGTATGAAGCAGGACATAAGCATGGTCCCCTCTACCAACAGCGGCCAGAGGATCAGACATGGGTTTGAAGCAGCATACATCTTTGTGTTAAAGGACTGGGTGCCCACACTGACCGCAACCCAGCAAAGCCCACAGCTCTTGCACCTCCTGCTCATCTGTACCGTGCATGCTGCTGAGCCCAGACCACAGTTAATATTGCTCTCTCATCTCACATTTTTTTACACATAGTGCACCAACAAAGGAACCCTTCCCACATTTCCAAGACTTTCTGTTCACTGCCTTACACAAACTCAAGTTAACACAGCTCTGTTTTGTGAAGTGAAGTGAGCACCTGTTCTAGCATCACAAGCCTACTTCTAAcactttctgcagcacagctttcattACTGGTAgcttttctacttttatttttgtccaaGCATGTTCTTGCTCGTATCTGTTGCCCATTTCTTTACCTCACATTCATCAGatcaaatatttcttccaaacttattatttttattttttttcccaattccACAGGGTTGTTTCTTACTTCAGTACTACTACTCTTATTACTCCATTATAATAGGACCTCCATGAcacatttgctgtgtttttctagCCATCTTGTAACTTCTTTCCAGAACTGGTATCAGGTTGCCACGTCTTCATTTAGCTAGGCCTTTCCCTTTGTATCAATACGGAGTCATCTGCTCTCTCTGCAACTTTTCCAACTCTCAAAAACCTTttactagaaaacaaaaatggtttTCAGAAACCTTCATCGCTGATCTCCAAATCACTGAGTACTGGTTACATCAGACCTCAATTTAAAATCTTCCACCAAACAACTTTCCGATAACAGGTCAGTTTTCCACTATAGTTGTGTGACAACTATGAAGCTTCTTTTGAAGCTAAGCATCAGTATTTTTTCccatggcttttcttttccccattgcAGGAAATATTCACCCTTTTTAACATTACCCATTATTTCTGGTTTTGGTCCCACTTGTCATTTCTTCTGGCAATCCACTTTTCTTCCAGCATACCGTTAATTATCAGTTATTACCCACTTTCTGATTTTCCATCCATCTCAATTCAGCTATCAGACGGGGTTTTTTgaaatcctttctttctcaactgatttctgttttcagatcttAATCACAGCACTGTCCTGGGTGCCTACCCTTCCCTTTGATTTTCAAGGACATCCTTGTACTCCATTTGGCTAACCCCAAGACTCCACACAGAACACCTGGCACTTACTAGAACTTGGCCAAAGCATTCACCCAGTAATATCTCTTCTCTTCAGATCACTGCTCATTgctccctattttttttttgcctataTGCATACATTGCACTGCTttaccctttttatttttctgagttaCATGCTACCATCCTCACCTCAGTTTTCAGGGTGAGGGGTAACAATTCTTCACCTTTTTACATTGTAGGCCAAGGATCCTTATGAGTCTAACCGCTTATAATCTGAGTTTCTCTCACACGTCCTGTGTATTCTgcattcagtttaaaaaaacctttttcatACTTTCCCTCTTGCTGCTCATCTGTTGAAGTGTTTGCTACCATATCACATACTGCAAATATGTCAGACTGTAACAGCCTTCACAATTGTAACATGCACAAAATGGTTGTCAACGTGTACACTATGCCATTACAGATAGCTGTCTGTGTACTATGCCACTCCTTGCTAGGAGTTCACACTCAGATTTCAATTAGAATTGATGAGATTTCATACTGTTGTTTcaatacagaaaaaagaatTCTAGTCAAAGCACAGAACATGCTTCTATATTCCATTTGCAGATAGacaaatgaaataattgctCTACATCAGTCTACAACATCTAGTGAAATCATTTCTGGATAttcaaaaaaacaacatgaaacatGCAGATAAGCTCTTAATCACCATTATGTGAAGTAATTTAAATTGTGCAGTGATTTGTGTGGTACAGATGATCAACACTGAAGATAAGTTGTTTATAATGAAACAAACTCAAGCTATTTACTTACCATTGGCAGCCTGGATTGAAGCATCTGAAGATCATCATAACCATAAATCTGCTTGAAGACAGATAAAAATACAACATTATAACACTTTTCTCTGGTGTTGATGATTTCAGGGCTTTAAACAGCTTGATCTAGACTCAGCCTCAATTAAAGGTGTAGGGCTAAATGTTGCATTGTGCAATGACAGAGCACCATAGAATTTCCAGGCAAATAGAGTCAGGAAGGGACTGAAATGTTCTATCACTCTAATGTAGCTCAGTCAGGTCCGCAGAAACAATCCTGAAGTTTTCTATTATTATCAGTGAACACcaaaaaatataatttgtatttcttcaaCGTTTACAGCAAGAATTCCAGGTACAATACGTGTCAACTCAAATGCCTTGGCATAGACACAGCAGCAGGTCTGGAGGGCCCACTTGCATCAAGGTTTACGGACAAGTACAATTAAATTGCTTACTGGGTAGGCAGGTAGAAGTCCTCCAGGTCCCACAATATACTGGTTATGCAACAAGGGCGGTACACCCTGGGGCAGGTTGGGGGGAGCTTTGCCTGCAGAACCAAAATACagacacttaaaaacaaacaaataataataataaaaaatctttagaaaagaaaaggcttcagCCCTGAGACAAGATAGCTCACAGGCCCTGGAGCTGCACTAGCTCAGCTTTTAAAGAGCAGAACAATACAGAAGAATTTAATGAAGGTTAGTTTAATGCCTCACATCCACATatcaaggaaaggaaagcacaaaCTAATTTAGGCTGAAAACAATCCCATCAGGGAACAGTCCAATTTTGTCATTTAGTTAGGCAGAACTACAGGAAAGAAGTTCCCGCAATTCTTAAGGCCTCTCTTGAAGGCAAAAATTTAGGCAATGCTCTTGATCTGGAAAggaattctttcattttctgctctgtcaGTACATTCCCCTTTGCTGCCAGCAATAGACAAGTAAGCACTCAATGCTGCCAGTGTACCTTCTGTGGGGAacttgctgcagctgggaaaagcaaagagtGGACTGGGACAGATTCAGTTGCTTCCATGAAGCAGAGGGTAAAAGACGGCACTTCAGTCAGTCAAATACTCAATTTACAGAGAATGGGAAATGAGAAATTCTCATGTATAATTTTGATTGAAATACTTAAATTGTTCACTTCCCTCCACAGAGTCTCCTTTTTGCAAGTTAAGTTCATCAGAAAAGCAAGGGAGACACGTAGTATTGCTTCTACTTCAGTACCAGAAGCCTCCCCAGCTTCTCTGTCAGTAGACCCTTTTTCCAATACGGTTATTTTGCTGtagaaaaacccaaacatccATCAAATACTTCTTTCCTCTATATATGTGGCAGCAGGGACATGACATGATAATCAAGCCACAGCAATGTATTTTAATACTGTCTAATGAACTCAAGTCATAGAGAAGTTTGAAATTACAGCTAATGTGAACTCACAGTTAAGAGCTAATTACGACCTGGAATACAAACCAGGTAGATCTCCtagttcaaaacaaaacagaatcgTTCATGTCAATTTATAAAGCTCTCTGAGGATAGAATGTGCTTTGTAAGAGCAACATCACACCCTAATGAATTTCAAATACACAAAAGCAAGCAACTTTATTTTATAAGCCAGCAAATAAAGCATGCTGAAAATGCTAGTCAAAGAGTGTGGATTTCTTAGCACAGTAGTTATTGCTGGTGAGATGCTCGACTGACAGCCCTGCAGAATGAAGTCTTCTGTCTATCCACGTGATCTGTTAATACTGCGAACCTGAAGACACTAAGGGAGCTGCCCTTGTGGTGGCAGCTGGCATAGACACACTGGTAACGCTCAGGCCAAGGCTGTTTGTAGTGTTCATACTGCTTGCCATGCTGACAACCGATGATGTGGTGCTAGTGGCTGAGGTTGAAGCAGCTGAAAAGGTTGTTGCAGGCTGGAGCGAAGTTGTGTTCTCAACACTAGTGTGctagaaagaagacaaaaaggatGAGGATCACAGAGCAAATAAACCACAGTGAAAGAtgctgagggaaaaaaacaaccatcttTTAAGTAACATTAGCATGTGCAAGAGAATGCTTAATAGTATATGCATTAAGTACATACAAAGCAAGCAACTAAGTCGCAAGCttgtgatttttaaatattcatggAAATTTACTACAATAAAGTTAAATTCAAACAGCTATGAAATCAAAAAATTGTATCACAGAATTTCAGATGTCTATTGCATTATTTCTTGCTCTTGAGCTGCCATTTAAGCTAGTTCTTCTGTTAAATAAGCTCTtacattcttttaaaagatggtatttgttttcagaattcagtGCAAAGCTCTTGGGATTTCCAGAGTGCACTTGTGCAAGTGGAAAGATTAAAACTGCCACACTCCACAACAGACACAATGTGGTAAACAGACTAGGTATATAACAGTAACATGTGACAGTAAGGGAGTTCATGGCTTGAAACCAGCATAATACAGTGCCTTAACTGTAAAAGCTGTTCACACTTGCAAAACAcagtatcatcatcatcaccaccacACAGGAGCTGTAACAACTCATGCACatgtccttccttcctgctgtgTGAATTTTCAAGTTATGCATTCATTCAGGATGAAGAACAAACTaaaatatacacacaaagaaaaaccatACCTTAACTGGAATTGTACAGAAGTGTTCCATCACAGAACACCATAGCCTGACTTATGCTTGTGCAACCTCATTTACAGCACTGTGTTCAATAACATTTGGCTTTTCTCAAAACTATTAAATACTCGCATGACAACAATGTCATGTGATAAACTCTAATACCACCTGTCATGAGGCACTGTCATGATATATACCACTCCACTACTTGCATTTTCCCAATTAACATTTTTGGTGGAGATTGCTAGTATTCCACCTTTCAGAGCAGTTTCAAACAGCCACTCTTAAAggctatttttaatatatttattgcACAAATTCTCTCATTATTCCATTTCCCCTTCCTGGCACAAAAATATTCTCTACTGCTATGCAACTAGTAAGCCTCTAACAGTTATTCTCAATCAAGTACAAATCACAAGCAGTAATGACAGCTAGAGGGCCAGCAGTCCTCCTGTCCTGAGATAAACCTCATCTCAGTTCTTGCTGTACTGGGACACAACAAACTTTCTGATAATTAAGAATGCCTCAAAGCGACCATATGCTAAATATCTACTAAATGCTAACAGGACTTACTGTATGTGATGTGCCTGAAGATAacactgagacaggggagagGCTGCTTTGATGATTAGAAAGAGAGCTAGAAAGAAATTGCATAGGATTAGTACAATGAATTCTTCTTAGAACAACTTACATATACACACACCTCTATGTATACAGGGACATTCACATACGCATCCCTACAAGCAACCTTTTCTTGAGCCAACATCAAGATACCTCATGCTTAAAAGCAGCTTGTACAACAATTCAGAATAAATTACACACTCTGACTTAACAGCAAATGCTTATGTCAGTTCTTGAAAGCAATGGACCACAGTAGCCTTGGCAGTTTCACAGACTAGTTTTGCTTTAAGTATTTTAAACTGTTCTCCATTTGCAGGAAATAGGACATCATTTCAGGCAGCAAGAAATGGTGAAATTCAGCATACAGTTCTGAACTATTTCCTTGCCCACTTTCCCTTTCTTGTAAGAAGCTCCAATCCATCATCTGACCTATGGCAGTGACTCAGacaagctgcagcacagccaagcCAGACACACTTGGAATTCAAGCATCACCCTTTCATGGCACTCAGTGTTTGCTCAACTGTTAACAGCCCTCCAACCAAAATTTCTACTACCATACACACAGCTTTTCAACAAGCATAGGGAtatgggctttttttccctaattttgatgaaaacattttagttGGCTGAcacttttatcattttattcAACAtccattaaaagcaaaaaaaaaaaaaaccaaaacaaaacaccaacactAGTGCAAAAGAGAATCCACCACACTCCATCTAACCTACAGATGTGTTATCCCAACAAATTAGTTTTATTACATCAACAAATGTAGTACAAATGAGAGCAATACAAACGTGACAAATCAGTATAGCTCCAGGATGTCACCTGCCTGAGGAAAAAGCTCAAGTAACagggacaaaaataaataaaatcagagagtGTAAATGAGCAGTTCTGAATACACTTTGAGAACACCAACCTCATATTTCAAGTGTCTTAAGGAAATGACTTACTGTGTGGTGTTTTGTTCTAATCTTCTGTCTCTatggaattattttaatttagaaaattaaTGAACTCTTAAAGGGATCATTTCATGCATAAATTCAAGCATAAAGCAGGCACtgtgaacaaagcaggaaaagcaaagtgGGAGAATCAATTCTGCTAATTTAGTTGGTGATACTGAAGCAAGAGCCCATTGAAACATAGAAGTGTTAATATGCCATGAAAATTTAATGGCAGCACTATCTTGTCATTAACAGGCAGCCATATTACCTACTCTGCAAGCAAAAAACCCTAATCTCTTCTGAATCTGTCACTAAATCATAATTCATAACAGTAAAGGGAACCTCATTGTCTGACAGCTCCTATGTGCAATCACCCTTATATATACCTCTTACCCAGAATTTCACTCCCTTCACAGTTTACAACAACTTCCACTGTACCTGCTTAGCTGGGAGAGTGAGCTGCTGGCCAAGTCGCTGGACTGAGGCAAGCTGGGCAACGTTGCCACATGCTGTGATGCTGAAGGCAGAAGCGCTGTGGTAGTGGATACCACAGTAGGCAGCAAACCAACAGAAGGTAGTGAGGGAGAAGGCTCTGTCTTAGACACTGAAACTGATGAAGTAGCTGCAATGAGTTGAAAAGAGACATTCAAAGACAAATTCCAACATATCTGACTCCCAAGGTGGGTTCAGAAACACCACATACAAGTATTTTACCTTTGTTTTAGAGAAATCTGACTGATAGGAGCCAGGGTCAGTATCAAATTATCTGGCTACTACGGAATGAAGGAATGATGACACAGTGATCAGTTTCTCTCCTTAAGTTCCTCACTTAGAATATGTTTGTGATATTCACTGGTACACATATTGTAAACTACAATCTTCAGTACGTTATCTGCCACTACCTGCTCACTTGCTTCTGTTCAAAAGTTCACCCTCATTTCAAAATTCTTAGCATTAAAGTTCAATCCCTTTCCATAAATAAAAGTTGCTTGCACTCTTTAAGATACTGCAAAAATCTACTTGTAACTACAGCTACAGTTCTTCATTTCAACCTACAGTACGCTTCTgatgtttgggattttttgatTGCTTGAGTAGAGGCACAAATAACTGATTTGGATTACTGATTCAAATGTGCATTGCAGTAGAATAAAAGAAGCTGTAATAAAATGTCAAAGCTGAG
Coding sequences within it:
- the LOC140264266 gene encoding interferon type A1/A2-like, which translates into the protein MAVPASSQHPRGYGILLLTLLLKALATTASACNHLRPQDATFSLDSLQLLRDMNPSPPQLCPQHSAPPCSFNDTIPDTSNTRQADKTTHDILLHLFKILSGPSTPAHWIDSQRQSLLSQIQRYTQRLQQCLAISNTRSRTRWPRNLHLTINKHFSCLQTFLSDNDYSACAWDLVLLQARDWFLHIHNLTGNTRT